Proteins encoded together in one Variovorax paradoxus window:
- the cls gene encoding cardiolipin synthase codes for MILPELSQEWKTGLSLAWSGYIAVLSVWIVMQKRAPVSTMSWILSLALLPFAGFVIYYFLGPQRLRKQRVKRLRSRAKAHTQGELARLRDAAQNAPPALQQMARLGTAACGLPVSSATGVELLSGGARTFDAIFDAVRAARDHIHLEYYIFEPDKIGTALRDLLAERARQGVAVRLLLDALGSKRIGRKFMAPLSAAGVEIALFHDTRIGRRLRPVTNYRTHRKIVVCDGRVGFTGGVNITDEEDKRTRPDAYHDVHLRIEGSAVRWLQTTFLEDWAYATGEDLRNMDHLMEAMLPQVEAGDIPVQIVTSGPDNMLEPIHRMHVEAIHSASERAWLTTPYFVPGEPAMMALTSAALRGVDVRLLVPRRSDSAIVSAAARSYFDELIAAGVKVWEYKARMLHSKTLVVDDHCAMIGTANFDNRSFRLNFEVSAVVYGPELARPLAAQFETDLHSSGAVRANRPQSFWRRLGDALARLFSPLL; via the coding sequence TTGATTCTTCCCGAGCTCAGCCAGGAATGGAAAACCGGCCTCTCTTTGGCTTGGAGCGGCTATATCGCCGTGCTCTCGGTATGGATCGTGATGCAGAAGCGCGCGCCGGTGTCCACGATGAGCTGGATCCTGTCGCTCGCGCTGTTGCCGTTTGCGGGCTTCGTCATCTATTACTTCCTTGGGCCGCAGCGTTTGCGCAAACAGCGGGTCAAGCGTTTGCGGAGCCGCGCCAAGGCTCACACGCAGGGCGAACTGGCCCGGCTGCGTGACGCGGCACAGAATGCGCCGCCGGCGCTGCAGCAGATGGCTCGGCTCGGCACCGCAGCTTGCGGGTTGCCGGTTTCCAGCGCCACGGGCGTGGAACTGCTGTCGGGCGGCGCGCGCACCTTCGACGCCATCTTCGATGCGGTGCGCGCCGCACGCGACCACATTCATCTCGAGTACTACATCTTCGAGCCCGACAAGATCGGCACTGCGCTGCGTGACCTCTTGGCGGAACGCGCCAGGCAGGGCGTGGCGGTGCGCCTTCTGCTCGACGCACTGGGTTCCAAGCGCATCGGCCGCAAGTTCATGGCGCCGCTTTCTGCCGCTGGCGTGGAGATTGCGCTGTTCCACGACACGCGCATCGGCCGGCGCCTGCGGCCGGTAACCAACTACCGCACCCACCGCAAGATCGTGGTGTGCGACGGCCGCGTGGGCTTTACCGGCGGCGTCAACATTACCGACGAGGAAGACAAGCGCACCCGGCCCGACGCCTACCACGACGTGCACCTGCGCATCGAAGGGAGCGCGGTACGCTGGCTCCAGACCACCTTTCTCGAAGACTGGGCCTATGCCACCGGCGAAGACCTTCGCAACATGGACCATCTGATGGAGGCCATGCTGCCGCAGGTGGAGGCGGGCGACATTCCTGTGCAAATTGTGACCAGCGGCCCCGACAACATGCTGGAGCCCATCCATCGCATGCACGTGGAGGCCATTCACTCGGCCAGCGAACGCGCCTGGCTCACCACCCCGTACTTCGTGCCCGGCGAGCCCGCCATGATGGCGCTCACCAGTGCGGCGCTGCGCGGCGTCGACGTGCGCCTGCTGGTGCCGCGCCGCAGCGACTCGGCCATTGTGAGCGCCGCCGCGCGCTCCTATTTCGACGAGCTGATTGCAGCCGGCGTGAAGGTGTGGGAGTACAAGGCACGCATGCTGCACTCCAAGACGTTGGTGGTCGATGACCATTGCGCGATGATCGGTACCGCGAATTTCGACAACCGCAGCTTCAGGCTCAACTTCGAGGTGAGCGCGGTGGTCTATGGGCCGGAATTGGCGCGGCCCTTGGCGGCGCAGTTCGAAACCGACCTTCACAGCTCCGGTGCGGTGCGCGCCAACCGTCCGCAGAGTTTCTGGCGCCGCCTTGGCGATGCCCTTGCACGATTGTTTTCTCCCTTGCTCTGA